A region of the Marmota flaviventris isolate mMarFla1 chromosome 3, mMarFla1.hap1, whole genome shotgun sequence genome:
acatgctaggctagtgctctaccgctcagccccagccccagcccaggaaaggcatgttttttaaaattattgtttcctAGGAGACAGGGTGGGAGCAGGGGAGCATGTTCCTGCCTCCCTTTGCTGGCTTTCAAACTATTCCACCTCTCATTTCTCCAGACCTGAAAATTCAAGGGGAGACCCATGACAGTATTGAGGATGCCCGCACAGCCCTTCAGCTCTACCGAAAGTATCTGGAACTAAGCAAGAATGGCACTGAGCCTGAATCCTTCCACAAGGTGCTCAAGGGTCTTTATGAAAAGGGCCGGAAGATGGACTGGAAAGTGCCTGAGCCCGAGAGCCAGACGAGTCCCAAGAGTAAGGCCTGGGATGGGACAAGGGAAACTGGATTGGGTAGGTTTTGATTGCATGGAGATTTATACATACCACAGTAATAACAATACCACCCCTGCCTTATATTTGTGAAATACAGTTTACAAAAGCACTTAATCCTTTTAATAGTCACTGAAGCATAATATATTATTGAAACTCTCTATTGGTCCAGAATCTCCCCTTGCCCAATTCTAAAATGTTTGGGGAGCATCCTTGTCCTCTTTTGTCTTgcattttttcttcataaaaagtaTTCTAGTGTTTgatggtgtgcacctgtaatcccagctcctcagggggatgaggcaggaggatcacaaattagaggGCATCCTCAATGAGTTGGTGGGACTGTCTCTCAAAAATAAACAGGActggagggctagggttgtagctccgtggtagaatgTCCTGGTAGAATATTCACCTAGCactgggtctgattctcagcactgtataaataaataaaataaaggtccaggggctggggttgtgactcagtggtagcacacttgtctggcatgtgtgaggcactgggttcaatcctcagcacgaaagaaagaaagagagagagaaagaaagaaagaaagatattgtgtgtccatctacaactaaaaacggtattttaaaaaaaaaaggtccaggggctggggttgtagttcagcagtagagcgctcacctagcacgtgcaaagccttgggtttgatcctcagcaccacataaaaataaataaaatataaataaaggtattgtgtccaattacacctaaaaaataaaacatttttataaaaaggtCCATaggcaactaaaaatatttatatatatgacaggactggggaaaaaaatggctggggaatTAGCTCACCCAGGggtgtaaagcacccctgggttcagtccccagtactgagggTGAGGGGAAAGATAGTAGTTTTCCAGGTGTTTTCCCCAGTTGACCTTCAGAGTGTTGCTCTTGGTTTTGTCTCTTAACAGATGCAGCTGTCTTTTCCTCAGTGCTGGCACTTTGACCTGCCTTCTTCCTTCAGTGTTCTATGACCCTAGAACTTGAGGATGGCTTCCCAAGTTGGCTTTACCCTGCCCACTTCCAGAATTGGACCTGCTCAGGGTCCTCAGATGGTGCTACTAACCGAACTGGAATGTAACAAAGTTGTTGCAAAGGTTTTGGGAGCCGGTTCCTTCTTGATCCTTTGCAAAACAGTGGGTCAGAAAAAGGAATCTAGGATTGACCCAGATGGAAAGTAACTGGTATTCTTAATAAATATCATGAATGATTAATATCCAGGCAGAAAAGCACCTGGAACCAAATCTTTTAGTTCCTAGCCGGCTAGGAACTGAAGTCCTGGATAGTGACAGGCTACAACAGGAGCTCCAGACTTAGCTCAAACTTGAGGGATGCCTGGAGGAACCAGCATGTAGTCTTGGCCCTAGCAAACCAGTATTGCCAACACCATTGCCAAAAGGCACTTTGGGTCCCGGAGAAAGCTTGACCTGATGACAACTGAGAAGCATCTgtcttccattcattttcctgtctcaagttttgttttaattttttttaaattgttttaaaccgcatgttttataaaataaaaacaaaaattattgtcTGTCTTCTCATTATATTATAGAGAACTTCTAGTGTGGGGTTTTCTTAACTTCCTCTTCTTTGTTTTGGCTTTATATAACCATGGAAAACTAGTGTTCAGATCCCTACCTAGAAATGAAGGTAAAGTTCTGGATCTACTCCAAGATCCAAATTATGGATCTAGGAGTATATGTTTCCTAAAAAATGCTAAGTCTTTGCTGTAGCTGCCTAATTTCCTAAAGTCGGATTGTTTGAAGATTTACAGTGCCTTTTCCCAGTTAATTTTGTGAGCTGACAAACTACAAGTCCcagtttcttttttaagactTGTAGCTACTGATAAAAAGTACGTCTAGTGCTGCGGTGCTTCCTGGGAATTGTAGTTTCCTCTGTACTTGAAACTCCGGCTTCTTGCCGGCTATCAACATACCTTTTTGAATGTCCTTGCCTACATGGACTGATAAGGCGCGTGCCTTTCTAGCCCTGTACACCACGCAGGGCTTCTGTCCTCCCTTTAAGCTACTCCGGTTCGGGTGACTTCTGAGGTCACGTGGAGTTGTTCGCCACGCAAGCCTGGGTCCTTCTGCGATCGATGGGGTCCTCGCTGCCTCAGAGCCACTCATAAGCTGCCTGTTCGCGCGAGAGTTTAGAGGGGCGGGCTTGGGGTCATTCCCTGTTGGGGGCTTGCACAGCTGTGCCTCTGAACCAGCTGGGTGCCTAATTAGGTGTGCGGGAACCTGGATTAGGCGGCTGCCTAGGGTACCCCTAGCGTGGAAAGCGCAGAAGGGCTCTGGAGAAGCCTGGACAGCCCCTCTCTCCTGCAGCCAGGTGCTAGGGTTGGGAGCCACCGAGGCCAAAGTGAGAGTCCAGCGGTCTTCCAGCGCCTGGGCCACGGCGGCGGCCCTGGGAGCCGAGGTGGGACTGACGCGGGCAGCCCAGGCGCGGGGCGCTAAGGGTTGGGAATAGACCTGAGCGAAAGCATTGGCGCAGTCCATAGAAAGGGGACTGGTCTGCACGGGTAGCCAGAAATAACTTATAGGTTGGAGGTGGAGATGCAGGATTCTTCGGTGCTGGACCCAAATAGGCCCTAGTTATTGAGAAGTCTCACCAGCTTCCTGGCCTGAATGAGGCTCCTTGATGGCTGGCACCCTCTGAGTCTGTGCCAACCTCTGTCCAGTGGCTGCCACACAGCCTTATGAGCCTTCAGCATCCTGTGCTAAAGTACCAACATCCAAGGCCTCACCTGTCGACATAGTTTCTGGAACTGAATTCCAAGTACTAAGCTGGCGCTCACCCACCTCCTGGAGGAATGGGGCCCCTCAAGCACTGGCACAGAGGAACCCTTATGAGTCCCAGCCATTTCCTGGAAAGTAGAATCAGAGTCACACTGAGGCCTTTCAAGGCCTTTGGATGGGAAGGAGAGGGTGCAGGTGGGGCATCAGGGAAAAATGGAGTTGGCTCTCATTCCTATATTTTTTCCCATACAAACCTAGGTGGAGCGACCCCATTATGCTAAAGATGAAAGGCTGGGGTTGGCTGGCACTGCTTCTGGGAGCCCTGCTGGGAACTGCCTCAGCTCGAAGGAGCCAGGATCTACACTGTGGAGGTAAAGGCACAAAGAGAAATGGGAGGAAGCAGATTCTTGAGAGGCATTAGGCAGATACAAGGCATGGGAGAAGGATGAATGGAAATCCTTGGGTTGATCAATTCTCCTTCTGCCTCTGCGCCTTCCCCTCCATCCCTCAATTCTCTCTCCTTGCACCAGCTTGCAGGGCTCTGGTGGATGAACTAGAGTGGGAAATTGCTCAGGTGGATCCCAAGAAGACCATTCAGATGGGATCTTTCCGGATTAATCCAGATGGCAGCCAGTCAGTGGTGGAGGTAACTGTTACTGTTCCCCCAAATAAAATAGCTCAATCTGGCTATGAATGAGAACTCAAGAAGGACCTTGGTTTAATTGAAGTGAAGAAAACTGAACCTAAGGGTTATCTAAAAGATTAGGCTCCGTCTCATTTGGAAGAGGCTGGATGCTTAAACCCTGTGCACTTGCTTCCTGACTCCaaactttaataatttatttctgcCACAAAAGTTATTAGCAGACAGGGAAACTTGAACAGCTCCCTTCTCTACTTCCTTAATCCATAGGACTTATGCTTCACTATGGAGTACATATAAACATTcactcaaaaaagaataaaaggtctTATCCTTGTAATTAGGAAATTTCTTTTAGTGGAAACATAATACAAACACATAAAGCTCTACCTAGTGAGTAGTATATACAAAAATGTTAACGTTATGATGTTTTCTACATTGTCTCTTTAATGCTTTTATTCAGGGCAGGAATTAATCTCATTTTaataccaaaaagaacaaatatatattacttaCATCCAAAAGAGTTAAGAGAATTAAAGGGAAATAACACAGTTTGTTAATCAAAGAGAGCAAGAGTGgtggtacatacttgtaatcccagcaacttgggaggctgaagcaggaggatcactaattCAAGGTCAATCTCAATAATTTAGTGgaactctaagcaacttagtgagaccctgtctcaaaattaaaaataaaaaagggcttgggatgtggcttagtggtaaaacacccctgggttcaatccccagtcaaaaacaaagacaaaaaaaagttaATCTACTTTTGATTTGGAGCCAATGTGTAATCAGGCAAAATAAGAACATTATATTTGGAAGTTGAAACTATACAAGTAAACCatgctttttaaataatctttattttatttatttatttttttatgtggtgctgaggattgaacccagggcctcccacattctaggtgagtgctgtaccgctgagccacaaccccagccccaatcataCTATTTTTAATTAGAGAAAGTGTTTTAGAACAGGTTGGTTGAGCTAGATTTGGAAGGAAAAGTAAGGACATAAATTACTAGTTTatgggctaggggtgtggctcaatggtagaacactcgccttgtacgtgtgagaccctgggttcgatcctcagcactgcataaaaataaataagtgaaataaaagtatttttaaaaaattaaaaataaattactagtTTATGAGTTAGACAGAGTGACCCAATGCTGAGGACATTTCTAGGTACCTTATGCCCGCTCAGAGGCCCACCTCACAGAGCTGCTAGAGGAGGTATGTGACCGCATGAAGGAATATGGGGAACAGATTGATCCATCCACCCACCGCAAGAACTACGTTCGTGTTGTGGGCCGGAATGGAGAATCCAGTGAACTGGACCTACAAGGCATCCGAATTGATTCAGATATCAGTGGCACACTCAAGTTTGCGGTGAGATATTACTGTGGGTAGTTGGTTCTTGGAAATTAGGGGGTTGTTGGACAGCACACCTTGAAATTTGGGTCTGTATCTTTATCCTCTTCTCTAGAGGTGGGAACAAGAGGCCTCTTCTTGCTGTTCTGTCACTCATTTCTCCCTTGATTTGGCAGTGTGAGAGCATTGTGGAGGAATATGAGGATGAACTTATTGAATTCTTTTCCCGAGAGGCTGACAATGTTAAAGACAAACTTTGCAGTAAGCGAACAGGTAAGCTACTCCTATTTAATCTCCTAATTATATAGCCTTGTGCATTCCCATCACCTGGTgcattcccatcccctctcccacAAAATCCTTTGATAAACCTTCAGAATTGGCTTCCATTTCCCTTGGCCTAAGGACCTGAGTTGTTCCTCTCCATTCTCTTTCTGTAAGCTTTCAGAATTTATAGTTCTCTGATTTGAGATATAAGTGAGGGAAtagtggggattttttttttttttttttggtgtgtgtgtgtgtgtgtgtgtagtactggggattgagcccagggcctacagatactaggcaagcactttaccatagagctatatccccagcccagtattttgtcatttataagtatatattttgaaGAGTGGTGGTTGGTATATGTGTCTGTTTGGCTTTGATATTTTCTTATAGTGGTACATATCAGTATAATAGtggcatttttctttaaattgttatGTGCTATTTGCAGATCTATGTGACCATGCCCTTCACATATCTCATGATGAGCTATGAACCACTGGAGCAGCCCAGACCAGCTTGATGGATCACCCCACAAGGGGAAGATGGTGGCATTGccttttatattatgtttttatggaaatgaactgaaaaaaatatgaaaccaaAAGTTCAAACTGTGTTGTCTTTTCATGTCCAGAATTGGCCCTTACCTTAGGCTTGAAGATAGGAGTTTGCatacaataaagaaaatggagaggatGAATTAGGGAGTTGACATAGCACAAAGTTAAAAGAGGCCCAAACCATTAATTCTTTTGCTTTCTGGGACGCTGTTCCATTTATAGACTAGATAATTAGAGCTGGGtttgatggcacatgcctgtaatctcagcaactcagctgaggcaggaggatcacaaattcaaggccagccttagcaatttagtgagatctcaaactaaaaaacagaaagggttgggatgtagctcagaggttaagcaccccttggttaaatccccagtaccaataaataaacaaactagaTAATAGATAAGCATTTATTCAGTGTACACTCAATGTGTTTAAAGTCTAATAATGGAGAAAAGAGGAATATCTGTGTATAAGCAAGGGAATGTAAATAACTGTATGATAGTGTAGGCTTCTAGAAATTCCTTGAATTCATGctgataaaatataaagacaGGGCTTAGTCTTAAAGGAAATAATGGACATGCattattcttccctccctgcccttccaGATGGAGGGACCAGCAAGAGCAGAAACAGGAAGGGGAAAATGGATGTGACCGACTCAGCTGAAAAATAAGGGCTTTATTGGATAGGGACAGATGAGGTAAGGAGTGTTATTTAATAAAAGGCCTTGCTTTCTAGTCTAAGCTTTTAGATTTGATGCAAACAGCAATAATAAAGTATATCTTTCTCATTTCTATCAGTAGCCATTGTCAGTCTGGACTATAAGTCCCCACGTTCTGTGTGTGTAGAGATTCTGTATGGGACATAGGGATGAAAATCTAAAGGATACCTTCCCTTAGAAACTTCTTAAACATCTGGATCCTGAGATGTCCCGGGATTTAGAATGGAACATCTCTGTCCAAGGAATGCtttgaataaacatttcaaagattttaaaacattatagcATTTTAGAATCTAAGGGAAATTTGGGGTTTATCTAGTTCACCTCTACctactttacagatgaaaaaacagaCCCAAAGAAGTCACAGATCCTGAATTTCTATATTTAGTGGCAAAACTGGATCTATAATTTTCCCAAATGCTAATCTGATCTAATATAGCTacagagtagcttctatttttgtcttttttttctcttaatacctTGAACAATCACAGAATGAATGTATTCAACAAAGTTTTCTTCTACCACAAATTGCTAtgatgcctttttattttatttttttgctattagttgtttttttttttagaagtagttgaacacaatacctttactttatttatttttatatggtgctgaggatctaatccagggcctcacacatgctagacagtgctctacctctgagccacaaccccaaccccactattagtttttttaaatacatttttctgtaactttattcatttttatgtggtgctgaggatcaaacccagtgcctcacacgttataggcaagtgctctaccactgagccacaacccaagcccagcctttttatgttttggtactggggattaaacccagggggattttaccactcagctatatgCCCAGCTTcacctaccttttttttttttttttttttttggtataggggattgaacacaggggagtttaaccactgaatcacatccccaggcttgtttattttttattttgaggtagggtctagctaagttacTTACGGAGTTGccatattgctgaggctggctttgaacttgttattctcctgcctcagcctcccaagttgctggggttgcaGGCCATGTGTGCTATGGCCCTAGCTGGGACCTTggtgttttggggtttttgtgggtttttttttgctagtagaaaaaaattatcctAATAACTAATTTTATCTAGTCAATCGTACATTTCTTGTCTCTCAtcacctttttttgttgttactttttTGTTATTAGTTGACACATAATGATTGTATGTCCCTGTAAAAACTTAACACATTAACTAGGTCAGAGTAAGCCCTCCAAAATTGGTTATATACTAAACTCAGAGCCTGGTATTAATTTTATCTTCTCTTATTAGCCATAAGAAATGCTGTATTCTATGGGtttgtttgtggttttgttttgttttgttttggtgttggggattaaacccagggctttgtgcatgcaaggcaaacactctgccaacTGTTtttgctatatccccagcctagaGAAATGATGTATCCTGTTAAGTCAGTTTTCCAAACCAGTTCTCATAAGCCTGTTTTTCCTATGATGCACATAGGTAATGTTCACATTCTTCCTAATCCTGACAGTATACCCAGGGTTCTGTCTGTTGGAACCTAAAAACTCCTTTCTCTTCCATAAGAAAGCTTTATGAGAGCCTGggatggtggcccatgcctataatcccagcaggttgggactctgaagcaggaggatcacaagtttgagaccagtctcagcaacttagcaagaccctgtctgaaaataaaaaataatgaacaagaaAGACTAtgaatgtagctcggtggtaaagcactcctgggttcaatccccagtaccccccccaaaaaaaaaaaagaaagaaagaaagtttatgAGAAGGGTAAGTAATAGTATTCTTATAGGAAACTTCAATTCTTAATTTACTAAATAAATTATTCACaagtttgaataaaataaatttaatgttaatCAATACATATTACTTGTGATATTCCTTACTTGTTTGTCAAGGCACACCTTAACTCTCCAAGCCAccatgcagtggcacatgcctgcaatctcaaCAAGGAGgaaaactgcaagttcaaggctagcctcagcaatttagcaataccctgtcttaAAGTAACAAATAAgaaggacaggggatgtagctcagtggtagggcatccctgtgtttaatctccagaataacaacaacaaaatctctcTAGTCTGAGAGTCTGCCATTGTTACACCGGGATATATCTTACATGGGAAAGGGTGGAAGTTATTCTCTTACTTCCATCCTCACaatgttaaaatatacattatacatCTTTTAATTCATACCACAAGGAATCTATGAATTCATCTGAACCGTCCTGAAAGCATACTATAATAAATTACCCAGTATTTGGTAGAGCACATACTCTAATCTTgcaaatttaattgtactttaagCTTTAGATGCCTTCTAAATTAGTTTATCAGTAAAATGTTAGAACTTAAGTAATTTCCAAAGACTATTAAATGAGGTCCAAATATAACCAGAAGTTTATTAAGTGAAAATCTGGCCCTTTAGCCAGATGCAGTGTTGCATGACTGTAGTTCCAGttactccagagactgaggcaggaagatcacttaaactacaagttggagaccagcctaaGCAGCATAATGAAACTgtcccaaaaacaaaaaatcctcttttaaagttttttgtttttttggcaggAGGTatggagattgaacttaggggcacttgaccactgagccacatccccatttctattttgtattttcattcagagacagggtctttgagagagagagagaattttttaatatttattttttagttttcggtggacacaacatctttattttatttttatgtggtgctgaggatggaacccagtgccccgtgcatgccaggcgagctaccgcttgagccacatccccagaccccagagacagggtcttaatgagttacttagtgccttgctttttgttgaggctggctttgaagtcatgagcctcctgtctctgccttccaagctgctgggattataggggtctGCCAACACACAGGCTCTTATAGAGGTTATTTTGCAGTTAGAAAGGATTCATTCGCAGGGGTGGGTGGTTGTGGcgcagtggtaaagcacttgcttagtatcTGTGAGGCCATGGATTTGAtgccagcactgcaaaaaaagggGGTAAAAATAGATTTAAGCCAGAtaggtggcacactcctataatcctagctacctggaaggctgaggcaggagttaaAGAACagcatggaggggctggggatgtggctcaagcggcagtgcgctcgcctggcatgcgtgcggcccgggttcgatcctcagcaccacatacataacaaaagatgttgtgtccgccgaaaactaaaaactaaatattaaaattaaaaaaaaaaaaacaaaagaacagcaTGGAAAACTTAgcaaaccctatctcaaaacaaaacttaaaagggctggggatgtaactcagtggtagaacacttacttagcatatgcaaggtcctggtTTCAAGCCCCCAGAatcccccaaaacacacacacacacacacacacgtttcctgagtcattgggattatgggcatgtgccataTTTAAGATTCCCTTAAATATAGGATGGACTATAGGAGAAAGATACTGGAGATGTGATtcgatggtagagtgcttgcctagcatgcacagagctctagttccattcccagtgctgcaagaaaaaaaaaaaaaatggatatacaTGTATAAGACAGGGATGAATAATAAGGGAAAGAAAACTAATATACATTGAATACTAATATAACAAGCACATACACATTCTCACTCAACCTTTATGATTATATGAAACAGATTTcatctattttatagatgaagaaactaagctCAGAGAGGTGTCCTTCTAGTCAGGAGCTGAGACCCCAgggataatcttttttttttttttttttaatatttattttttagttgtagttgaacataatactttattttatttatttatgtttatgtggtgctaaggattgaacccagggcgtgagcactctactactcagccacaaccccagcccgccaCCAGggataatcttaaccctaggtcAGTGTTCTTTCTGTTATGCAGTCTCCAATGACTGTGTTAaacagtacttttaaaaattagctgaAAACTAGCTCCAAGTTTGAATGCATGCAGATTTTAATAATCTGTAGTAGGAAAGtattatattctcttttctgCCATTTTCCCAGACTATTCCTCACAAGAAGCccattttaggggctggggatatggctcagtggtagagcatcttttttttttttttttttccagtactagggattgacatgtaggcaagcactctaccactgagctacataatcagtcctttttcttttattttgaaacaaggatttactaaattgcccagactgatcTCAAATTTCCCATCCTCCTTCTTCAGTTTCATGaatctttgggattacaggcgtgtccCATCATGCCTGGTTGTCTGGTGGTGGTAGGGGTCACAATTTATCATGTATTTCAGTTATGAAAGTACAAAGGTTTTAAGATGAGTAAGACTGTATAGTTCCTTATCTTTATAAATATCTTTGTAGTAATGTACTGACTCTAGGAGACACTGTATAATTACTTAAAAATCcccttggggctggagatgtgggtcagtggtagtaCACTTGTCTAgtatgtctgaggccctgggtacaatttccagcactggggggaaaaaatcccctgagcttggtgtggtggcgtacacctgtaattgcagcaaatggggaggctgaggcaggaggactgcaatcaaggccagtctgggcaacttagtaagaccctcagcaacttatcaagaccctgtttcaagggctggggttgtggctcagaggtagaatgctcgcctagcatgtgtgaggcactgggttcaatcctcagcaccacataaaaataaagatattgcacccacctataattaaaaaataaatatatatataaaagcatgtTTAAGAaaaagaccttgtttcaaaataaaaaataaaaaggactgtacAGTTGGGATTGTTGCTCAGCGGtaagggcttgcctagcacaggcgggacccgggttcgatcctcagcacttcataaaataaaggcattgtgttgtgtccatctacacctaaaaaacaaaacaacaaaaaaaggactgtacatatggctcaatggttacaCACCTTTCTACTaatttatgagagagagagagcacgcaagagagaaacacacacacacacacacacacacacacacacacaaactcccCTTGGTAACTTGAAGCTGATAATTTAGTAAAGATACAGGTTCTAGAATAAGGCTGACCTCAGTCTGAATTCTAGCTATGCTAATTACAAGCTATGATCCTGAGTGGGATCCTTCATCTATGCCTGGACTTCCTTCTCTTTAGAGATGCTATTACCTACATATATTAGAGTTGTGCAGATTaattaatag
Encoded here:
- the Cnpy2 gene encoding protein canopy homolog 2, coding for MLKMKGWGWLALLLGALLGTASARRSQDLHCGACRALVDELEWEIAQVDPKKTIQMGSFRINPDGSQSVVEVPYARSEAHLTELLEEVCDRMKEYGEQIDPSTHRKNYVRVVGRNGESSELDLQGIRIDSDISGTLKFACESIVEEYEDELIEFFSREADNVKDKLCSKRTDLCDHALHISHDEL